One genomic window of Paenisporosarcina antarctica includes the following:
- the dusB gene encoding tRNA dihydrouridine synthase DusB, with the protein MTKMSDKPFQIGKHVMDNRVVLAPMAGICNSAFRLTVKEFGSGLVYAEMISDKGIVRKNERTMSMLYIDERENPLSLQIFGGDKATLVEAAKYVDQNTEADIIDINMGCPVSKIIKCEAGAKLLLDPEKIYEMVAAVVDNVKKPVTVKMRTGWDLDHLYAVQNAQAVERAGGSAVAVHGRTRVQMYEGKADWDIIRQVKENVNIPVIGNGDIETPQDAKRMLEETGVDGVMIGRAALGDPWMIYRTVQYLETGELKPQPTVREKMDVCLLHFERLVALKGEHVAVREMRKHASWYLKGIRGNGVARNLINQTESAIELRAFINDFAEEQMALDGQLETSVM; encoded by the coding sequence ATGACAAAGATGAGCGATAAGCCATTTCAAATTGGTAAACATGTGATGGATAACCGTGTTGTTTTAGCGCCTATGGCTGGTATTTGCAACTCGGCATTCCGCTTGACTGTCAAAGAGTTTGGTTCAGGTCTAGTATACGCTGAGATGATTAGTGATAAAGGAATTGTTCGCAAAAACGAAAGAACAATGAGCATGCTATATATAGACGAGCGTGAAAATCCGTTATCATTACAAATCTTTGGTGGCGATAAAGCCACATTAGTTGAAGCTGCAAAATACGTGGACCAAAATACAGAAGCGGATATTATTGATATCAATATGGGGTGCCCAGTTTCGAAAATCATTAAATGTGAAGCGGGAGCGAAGTTATTACTCGACCCTGAAAAGATTTATGAAATGGTTGCGGCTGTAGTCGACAACGTGAAAAAACCAGTAACGGTGAAAATGCGTACAGGTTGGGACTTGGATCATTTATACGCAGTTCAAAATGCGCAAGCAGTTGAACGTGCCGGTGGATCAGCGGTTGCTGTTCATGGCCGTACACGCGTCCAAATGTATGAAGGTAAAGCTGATTGGGATATCATTCGTCAAGTGAAAGAAAATGTCAACATTCCGGTAATCGGTAATGGGGATATCGAGACTCCTCAAGATGCCAAGCGTATGCTAGAGGAAACAGGCGTTGATGGTGTAATGATAGGTCGAGCGGCGTTAGGCGATCCGTGGATGATTTATCGTACGGTCCAATACTTGGAGACTGGGGAATTAAAGCCACAACCAACTGTTCGAGAGAAAATGGATGTGTGTTTACTTCACTTCGAACGTTTAGTTGCACTTAAGGGTGAACACGTTGCTGTTAGAGAAATGCGCAAACATGCTTCGTGGTATTTAAAAGGCATCCGTGGAAACGGCGTAGCACGTAACTTGATTAATCAAACTGAATCCGCAATAGAATTACGCGCATTCATTAATGACTTTGCAGAAGAGCAAATGGCTTTAGATGGTCAACTTGAAACAAGTGTTATGTAA
- the folK gene encoding 2-amino-4-hydroxy-6-hydroxymethyldihydropteridine diphosphokinase gives MNTAYLSLGSNLGDRYEMLRDAIQLLRQQTGLEVSRLSSIYETDPVGYTEQAIFLNMVVEIKSELCAEEILFICLETEQTLGRIRQFRWGPRCIDLDILLFNDENIELEKLTVPHPRMHERGFVLFPLIELVPDGVHPLTGVPFGKYAEGQKEGVHIWKTFGGVDAFGRSEN, from the coding sequence GTGAACACTGCATATCTTTCATTAGGTTCAAATCTAGGGGATCGTTATGAGATGTTGCGGGATGCCATACAACTCTTGCGACAACAGACTGGTTTAGAAGTATCACGTCTTTCATCCATTTATGAGACTGACCCTGTTGGATACACTGAACAAGCTATCTTTTTAAATATGGTCGTTGAAATAAAAAGTGAATTGTGCGCAGAAGAAATACTTTTTATTTGCTTAGAAACTGAGCAGACTTTAGGGCGGATTCGTCAATTCCGCTGGGGTCCAAGGTGTATAGACCTTGACATTTTACTCTTTAATGACGAAAATATAGAGTTAGAGAAACTTACTGTCCCTCATCCGCGAATGCATGAGCGAGGGTTTGTACTCTTTCCGTTAATTGAATTAGTACCTGATGGTGTTCATCCATTAACGGGCGTGCCTTTTGGCAAGTATGCTGAAGGTCAGAAAGAAGGCGTGCACATATGGAAAACATTCGGTGGGGTCGACGCATTCGGGCGTTCAGAAAACTAA
- the folB gene encoding dihydroneopterin aldolase, with the protein MDYIHVNEMEFWGNHGVFAEETKLGQRFRVTLSLAVDLQEAGQTDDLEKTVNYAEAFFICQKIVETNPAKLVETVAERIATEILTKFKGRVKGCKVMVIKPDPPIPGHYRSIAVEITRGEFV; encoded by the coding sequence ATGGATTATATTCATGTGAACGAAATGGAATTCTGGGGAAATCATGGAGTGTTTGCTGAAGAAACAAAACTTGGCCAACGATTCCGCGTTACGCTTTCGCTAGCTGTTGATTTGCAAGAAGCCGGTCAAACGGATGATTTAGAGAAAACCGTTAACTATGCAGAGGCGTTCTTCATTTGCCAAAAGATTGTTGAAACGAACCCTGCGAAATTAGTTGAAACTGTAGCGGAACGTATCGCAACGGAAATTCTAACGAAGTTCAAAGGTCGTGTTAAGGGCTGTAAAGTGATGGTAATTAAACCAGACCCTCCAATTCCAGGCCATTATCGTTCAATTGCTGTTGAAATTACAAGAGGTGAGTTTGTGTGA
- the lysS gene encoding lysine--tRNA ligase, which produces MSHLDELNDQLLVRRQKMTSISESGLDPFGGRFERSHLSDGIHAEFEQFSKEQLDEAPHEVTIAGRIMTKRGKGKAGFAHLQDFGGQVQIYVRKDAIGDDAYHLFTTADLGDIVGIRGNVFRTQVGELSVKAIEFTFLTKSLRPMPEKFHGLKDVEQRYRQRYLDLISSQESKNTFITRSRIIQSMRRYLDGQGFLEVETPLMHAIAGGAAARPFITHHNALDMTLYMRIAIELHLKRLIVGGLEKVYEIGRVFRNEGISTRHNPEFTMLELYEAYADYNDIMELTENVIAHIAQDVLGTTKVMYGEDEIDLTPGWKRLHMVDAVKEATGADFWVEMTKEQAHALANEHGVDIKPSMEAGHVLNEFFEQKVEESLVQPTFIYGHPVEISPLAKKNPDDGRFTDRFELFIVRREHANAFTELNDPIDQRERFEAQLVEKEAGNDEAHEMDEDFIEALEYGMPPTGGLGIGIDRVIMLLTNSPSIRDVLLFPQMRHRD; this is translated from the coding sequence ATGTCTCATTTAGATGAATTAAACGATCAACTTTTGGTGAGACGCCAAAAGATGACATCAATAAGCGAAAGTGGACTCGATCCATTTGGTGGGCGTTTTGAACGTTCGCATTTATCAGATGGAATTCATGCGGAGTTTGAGCAATTTTCAAAAGAACAATTAGATGAAGCGCCTCACGAAGTAACGATTGCCGGAAGAATTATGACGAAACGTGGAAAAGGGAAAGCTGGTTTTGCACATCTTCAAGACTTCGGTGGTCAAGTACAAATTTATGTTCGTAAAGATGCAATTGGCGATGACGCTTACCATTTGTTTACTACGGCTGATTTAGGTGATATCGTCGGCATTCGAGGAAATGTTTTCCGTACACAAGTAGGAGAGCTTTCGGTTAAAGCGATTGAATTTACATTTTTAACAAAATCACTACGTCCCATGCCAGAAAAATTCCATGGCTTAAAAGATGTTGAACAACGTTACCGTCAACGCTATCTTGACTTGATATCAAGTCAAGAAAGCAAAAATACATTTATTACTCGTAGCCGTATTATTCAATCGATGCGTCGCTATTTAGATGGACAAGGTTTCTTAGAAGTAGAAACACCATTGATGCATGCAATTGCAGGTGGAGCAGCCGCTCGTCCATTTATCACACACCACAATGCATTAGACATGACATTATATATGCGTATTGCAATTGAACTACATTTGAAACGATTAATCGTTGGAGGGCTTGAAAAAGTATATGAAATAGGACGGGTGTTCCGAAACGAAGGAATCTCCACTAGACATAACCCTGAATTTACAATGCTTGAGTTATATGAAGCGTATGCAGATTACAATGACATCATGGAGTTAACTGAGAACGTAATCGCACACATCGCGCAAGATGTACTTGGAACGACGAAAGTGATGTACGGAGAAGATGAGATTGATTTAACTCCTGGCTGGAAACGTCTACACATGGTTGATGCAGTCAAAGAAGCAACTGGCGCTGATTTCTGGGTAGAGATGACGAAAGAACAAGCTCACGCTTTAGCAAATGAGCATGGTGTAGATATTAAACCTTCTATGGAAGCGGGGCATGTTCTTAATGAATTCTTTGAACAAAAAGTCGAAGAATCATTAGTTCAACCTACATTCATTTATGGTCACCCTGTGGAGATTTCACCATTGGCTAAGAAAAATCCCGATGACGGTCGCTTTACAGATCGCTTCGAGTTATTCATTGTTCGTCGTGAACATGCAAATGCCTTCACTGAATTAAACGATCCGATTGACCAACGTGAACGATTCGAAGCGCAACTCGTTGAAAAAGAAGCGGGTAATGATGAAGCACATGAAATGGATGAGGACTTTATCGAAGCGCTTGAATACGGTATGCCACCAACAGGGGGACTAGGTATCGGAATTGATCGTGTAATTATGTTATTAACCAACTCACCGTCCATTCGCGATGTACTGCTATTCCCGCAAATGCGTCACCGTGACTAA
- a CDS encoding helix-turn-helix domain-containing protein, producing the protein MENIRWGRRIRAFRKLKAIKQIDLAKQIGMSTSVLGQIERGTREPTIKQLETMASVLNIEVKELMGGTN; encoded by the coding sequence ATGGAAAACATTCGGTGGGGTCGACGCATTCGGGCGTTCAGAAAACTAAAAGCGATCAAGCAAATCGATTTAGCCAAACAAATTGGTATGTCGACATCGGTTTTAGGGCAAATTGAGCGCGGAACTCGAGAACCAACAATAAAACAACTAGAAACAATGGCATCCGTGCTTAATATAGAAGTGAAAGAGTTAATGGGTGGAACGAATTAA